The DNA segment AATTTTACACATAAAAGATAAGGCTGATAAATAGTAAACTTGGTGTTTTAATATTttgtttaatttatatttaaatttattttatttgatttgattttgaattaattatttgcgtttgttaactttgtttattTTTTCTCTCGATATTCTAGTATAAATTTTGTGGAAATAATATTGTAttcaaaacaatgcattttttttttgtatcgtAAGCTATACTATACGAGTGCCGGTAACCGAACCAATTCCAATCAAACAATATCGATAATGATATTCATTTTTAATAAATGTTTTCGATCAACCTATTCACCACTTTATTTTTTGGATTTCACTATCAGTTGCTATAACAAGTAACAATATTTTTTACTCGTTTTGCCTGTAAAAAAAAGTAACAATAGTGTGCGAGAGAATCTCACcactttcatttttttttcgaAGTTTAAACTTCATTCACAAACCAGCCAACCTAAACCGGGCCAACCAAAAAAAGAACAACAACCGAAAACTCCTTACATATTTACAAAAGCACACCAATCTCCCAACCTATCCCTTTAAACCTAGATCTATACGAAAACCAAAGGAACCCAAAGTCTTAATTTCGCTAATTATGTTCTCAATCCTAATTATGTTCTCACCACTTCCATTGAaactaaaaatatgttattatcttattaagggcatgtttggctaagctttttaaAAAGTGCTTATTGACTTATTAGTTTTTTGAAAAGTCAGTATGGAgtgactttttggaaaagtcactTTTCCCACTCACATACACCCTTATTGCCAAACACCAAtttagagcttatgactttttaaaaaaccaataagtcaataagttgttaaAAAAAGTTGTTAAAAAAGCTTAGCCAAAGATGCCCTAAAATTTATAATTATTACTGATTTGAAATTTGAAAGACCCCTCGAGTCTCATACGAAACCACCGACGATGTTGCAGTTTCCGTCGTTCATGACGCAGTTTCCGACGTCGACGAGGATGATTCCGTCGTCGCACCTCCTAGCTCCGCAGTGGCCTAAGCCGCACAGCGAGGAGTTACTCCTTGCCATTGAGGAATCTGAACTCGAAGAAAAGGTCCGTAtatctcaactctctctctctctctctaatttCTAACATTCAATTGTTCATATATGTACATATTCGTGTTTCATTTGTTGATTTCATGAACTTTAGATGTAATTTTGACTGTCCTGTAGTTTAATATCAGTTCGGAAAACCTAATTGTAATTTGAAATACTGTTGAATGCTAGATCTGTGGTTTAGTAGTTGAATTTATGATGATTTTGTTGATTTTATGACTTGCTAGAGATGATTTCGACGGTTAAAACGAAGGTTTCTCAGTTTACTGTATTGTGTTGGTTCGATTTCATGTGTTAAAAGTTAAAACCTAATTGAGTATTTTGAACACTATTGGACGTATAATTGAACTAATGATGTGTGGTTTACTAATAGGTTTCTATTGAATTTACTATTTGATGTAGGGCTGGCATATCATGTCAGACACACGACATGTTAAGACATGAACACGAAACAAGTAAACAGGAACACGACACGGAATCTTATCGTGTCAgttttttcaaacacgaacacgaacctgATAGTAAATAGGTTATACGAACACGACGTGTTAAGACGCGAGAAAACTTACAAGCGTATCatacgacctgttaagacacaaaCATGACCTGCTAAAACACGAAGCGACCTATTAAGACACAAACCCGCCCTGGAGGGGTGGTGACGTGGTGTGTGGAGTCTAGGGCTGACATATCGTGTCAGACACGATCACGATAAGACACGGACACGAAATAGGTAAACACGAACACAACACGGAAATTAACAGGTCTTATTGTGTCAACCTATTTAAGACACAAACGAAACCTGTTAAGGGTCAAATACGAACTTGTTAAGATCGTGTCGTTTCGTATCGTGTTTTCGTGTCCGTGTTTGAAATTGCCCGCCCTAATTTGATGTGTGTGCATATCACATACCTATATTATTAGTTAGGTTTCAACGTTAAGGTTCAGAATTCAGATTGTCACTCACATCACACGGTAGGTTTTTGAATCCTGTTTGCAGATACATCAGTTAAATGTAAATGGATTTCGAAAGTAAGATGGAATCATCTGTCATATAAGTTAAATTACTCACAATCATACCAAGTTTACAGTTCATCATGTGGACAACTTGAGGTTGACTCAAATTGGCCTAGTGTTTAGATAGTATCGCCAAGGTTTAaaaaaacggaaacgagtttcgaggcgttttcccttcgcctcacgaggcgtaagcctcgaggcgaaccgaggcgtaagcccgaggcggtgttaaaaaataaatataaatattatatatcttataaaaattgtaatactaactaaattcatcttcaattcatcaaaacaataaaaaaacaccataaaaagacataaattgcttgaaattgacacaaaaactcaaaaacatcaaaaacaaatatCAAAAACCCATGAGGCGCACCTGAGGCGCAGCCATtttagcgcctcagcccctctgaTGCGCACATACAGTATAAACcccctgaggcgcgcctcagaatcgttttttggccgtttcgcctTGAGGCGTGCCTCGAGGCGCACGCCTCaaccgttttttaaaaccatgagtATCGCACTATCGCTCATATATTATTAGCTAGGCTGCAAAGATAATAAAGCAGGAACTGTCATATACTATCTACTATAACTTACAAAAGTGTGTATTTTTGTTCAGTTCTGCAAGCAACctaaagtggtaaacataaaaaattCCTATAGTTCCCTCTTAAGTAATAACATACAGACATCTCGTCAGATCGACTATAGAGGTTGCAAAATGGGCGGGTCAGGTCAGATttggtaacgggtcaaaatggttcATTTTGAAAACAGTTGAATAAGTCGGGCTGACCTGTTACTTATGTCCTGATTTTTTTCGTAGATTTAATAAACAAAACTAATACTTACTCATGTGGCCACTTTTGGTCTTAAAAAATGTGCCTCATGCACGCTCGCCTAAGGCACGAGGCAATTTGGAAATTGCCTCAGGGCCTTGAGGCAGCCTTATGCACATATTGGTCAAAATTAGGGTCTGTAGGTGGCTGATATGTAAAAGAGATGAGAGAGATGCAACTTCTCGCTCTATGCAGTTATAGTGGTCCAAAATCAAATAGCGGTCAAGGTCCGCTATTCGAGATATAGGTTATAGCGGTGGTATATCGGTAATTTTTATATCATGCAAAgtttatgtatatatgtgtgtgtgtgtgtgtataaaaacttaaaacgCATATAATTCAAAATAATAATAGCAatatcaaaagtcaaaacacaaAAGTGTCAGTATTTGAAACATGATCTAATCATAAGCCTGTGAAATCTTCCTTCAGTCAAAAGCCTCAAGCCAGTCAGCCCAGTGATGAGAGAATGATGATGTCGCACACACAATTTAGGATTAGGTGTAATTAGGTTTTTGgttattccaaaaaaaaaaatgaattttgtgGTACTTTTGGCCCGAAACTGTAAGACCTTGAAATTTGCTGCTATGACCGCTGTCCGGGAAGGTCAAATAGCGGCCAATAGCACCGATAGTATCGGGTCCACTATTATGGACTGTTATTTTACCCGTGTCTGCCAACTGCTATAGCACCGCAATTGACTGCGTAGTTCTCGCTATACATAAAGCTTATTTGGTTGTACATAGAGAAACACTTCGCGTACGTGAAACTCTTGTTTCGACTTTCGGCACCTAAATGGCTCCGAGCTCCTCGCACGTTTTAAAACCCGAGGTGGCCATAATGATTTGTGAAAAAGCATCGATTAACATAGGATTTCAAATCTATAACAACATAGTTTTATTTTAAATATGAAGTTTATAAATCAAAGCTATTAATCTATTTCTTTATTTCTTAACCGACTTTTATCGTAATCTGTGATGAATTTGTTTTTGCAGTACAATGACATCAGGAAGATAAATAGCAACCTCATTGTGATcgggaaaacatcagttgagaatgacAAAGAAGACTTTGATGATGAGGCTGACGATGATGATGCTGACAATGCAGAAGAGTCTGAAGGGGATGAATTTGAACAGGAAACTAGTTAACCTTTTACCTTCGTACCGATCTCTTTACGTCAAACAGATTAAGGGAATATCTTTACCACTGTCCCGTACTAGGTAAAGCTATTGTCTAATACTAAAAGATCATGGTTCAGTTACATAAtattcatcatctttttctgttAGTGTTGTGGACATTGTTCATCTATAGGAATAGCAATGAAAAATAATTGCGACGCGTGTATACTTGTACGTGATGAGTGTGGGGTACTCGTGATGTTGTACAACAATGATCATGTCTCTCTGGCGAGTGCGTACCCGTGATAAGAACATCACAACTACTTGTAGATAGTAGATACTTTAGTGACCACATATCTTTTTTAGAACCGTGACCTCTTGCGTATGCTTTTAGCAACTCATCATCGGTGGAAGTGGAACAAGGGGTCTCTTTCGGTTCATTAAATTTTCTACTAACAGGGGTATTCGACGAGATGAGTTGTATTTTGACACCCAAATTGTGGTCGGTAGAGTATTTAATAACAATAGGCTTTCATGTGTTATCGAAGAGATGAAGCTTCATCTTCACATGCATTACGGAACAAAAAACTATAGCTAATACATAAGAAAAGCCATCCACTTTATAACATTATCATGATTCATGACCCATTTGTCAAGAAATGTGTTGATTTGGGTATTGCTCAACTTATACAATGGGTTAAAATGGGCCAGCATCACTGAACGGCGAACACCACTACCTCCCTGTTGTTGCCGCCACGAGCCCGTCACCACCGCCACTACCACCGCCTCTCATTCTCTACAACCACCACGGCTGCTGCCACCTCAACTACTGTTAGCCTACATAAAAACAAATAGCATGTGTACCCATTCTGATCCTTTTATTTAAAATGACCCGTTTCAACCCGAGCCTATTTTGGTAAGAACTTGTTTTGACCTGTTACCTAACCCCAGCCCACCCATCCATTTTTGCAGGCTTACCTTTATAGATAACTTCTATATGTCACAGTTATCTTTATGAGTTGGCAAACAAATATGCTTCTTGTTATCGAGTTTCATGACCGGACACACATTTTCGTAAGACAATGATGTAGTGAAAGTTGCGATCCAAGTCACTTGACGTATTAGAGATTCTGACAGTGAATGTCTGGTTGCTTTCGTATCACGCATCtaccaaattttgagtttttttgTACTGGACCTTTTGGACACTATAACAGTATTATTCTAACTCTAGACCTGTATAACCATTATTTCATATAAGAACCAATCGATATATATTTATTCCCGGTCGATATACAACATTCAAAGAAGATGTTACACTAACCCTTTCAATCAATCAAACACGAATCGTTTCTGTAGCTCCATAATAAGATCAAAGATAAGTATTAACGACACACCCAAACATATCATAAAAATCCCCATGCCAATCGACACAAGTCTTATTTAGTTTCTTGTTGTCAAACGTGGACCTCGTTAATAGTCAGAAAATGGAAGTATGTGTCTTTCACTCTCGTGGAAGTTGTTAGCATGACTGAACTCGTGATCGTCGGTCTATCAATTAGCGAACAACGCCCCTAGAAGGTTTTCGGATAGCAACCCCATCGGGTAACTATCCAGATCTCCATTAGAAGCTAGTACCTTCTGCAATTCTTGCCACTCGCTTGCATTCCATTCTTCATACTTACAGATTTCTGCAGAAAGATTGTTCATGTTTGAATAGTTAGTACAACTCGAACTCTCTCTTGATTCCTCTTTAATGAATGTATCCATCATTGTTCTTGAAGCCAAAGTATCAGAAAAATCGAAGCTTGGTGATGATGTTTCACAATTTATCTGCTTATATTGCTCAAAAAGATTGCAATCAAACCCCATTGGATCGATACCCATCTCAGATTCGTCTACAAACAAGTTACTTTTCATGAAATTTTCTCCAAATGTCAACCCACCATTGTTGTTCATATGAAAAGCTTCCTGCAATTCAACCGGCTTTCCCCTTGGAATAATGTTTTTGTTACACTCGTTAGAGGCAAAAATCGGTTTGTGGGTGTTTGGATCAATCCCTTGTTTaatcaacttcttcttcaaacaCGAGTTCCAAAAGTTCTTGATCTCGTTATCTGTTCTTCCAGGCAACTGTGTAGCAATCTGAGCCCACCTGTAGCGTTGGATAAAAGATTTCCAAATCATTGTTACGTAAATCACACATAATTTGTTTTCCATATCAACGATTCAAAACCATATTTAAGTCAAGAACCACTCGTACGTAGTGCTATTCAAATGCATTGAAAAAGAGGAAGGGTGACGATTACATAACCATCTTATATGTCACATTTAAAGCAGTATGTAAAATGATTTATATAATGTGTGATTCTCGCATATCTCTTTTTAAATATGGTTTTGTATTGAACGTCTATCTATATACCTGTTTCCAAAAAGTTGATGAAGGTAAAGTATGATATCTTGTTCTTGTTGCGAAAAGCTACCTCTTTTGAGACCCGGCCTCAAGTAGTTCACCCATCGAAGCCTACAACTCTTTCCGCACCTCTCTAATCCTGCTCACAAAACAAAAGTTAGTAAACATACAcatatataattacatatatctatatgtatatgtatatctagagagagagagagagagagaccggcACGATGAGGAACAGAAGTCCAAGATCCAACACCAAATTTGACAATGTAGGAGAAGAGTTTTTCATCTTCTTCAGGGCTCCATAACCCTTTCTTTATCTTGTGTTGCTTGTGTTTAAAATGGCAACAATCTCCAGCCATttggttttattattatttgtaagGAATAATTTAGTGATTTAAGTAGGTGCCTATACTTATGACCCCAAATTATATATATAGAGGAGAAGACTAATTAATCATGTTTTACATTAAAATATATGTTTGTAATTGGAAAAGATAATTATGTGAGAGGTAAACCGTGTCGAAATATATGAAGATGATTGTTAACAAATGACATGTAAAAGatgggtagggatatggtaaaaagtgtccaaagtgtaagaagtgtaagaagtgttttaagccattggatctttgatctaatggttgagatcaatagggtattaaagtgtaaattgtgttttaattagaaggggcttttgtaaaattgaagggcaatagtgacttttccaacatttcaaatatggtaaccgtttcaaaaccacccatcaaactcctaaagatcagcgaattatatgtaaccgccatcaatctccaaaaaaaaaaatcagcgaatttcttcatactttaaaaaacattcccagatttttaaaacgtaatcgcagattcaagtcatggtgttttatctggagacattgttgatggcgtggtgttttatctggagacattgttcatggcgtagtgttttataaatacaaaacattcccagattcaagtcatggtgttttatcaggagaccttgttcatagtgtggtgttttaaacatctatgattcaagtcatggtgttttatcaggagacattattcatggcgtggtgttttatctggagacattgttcatagcgtggtgttttatctggagacattgttcatggtgtggtgttttatctggagacattattcatgccgtggtgttttatctggagacattgttcatggcgtggtgttttgtctccagatgtttaaaacactatgccatgaacaatgtcaccagataaaacaccacgccatgattcaagtcatggtgttttatctggaatccccaGCAACTTTCTATGAATATAACACCATACAACTTAATAGAACAccagaataaaacactatgatACACATTAACCTGCATCGCTGGACTCCCTAAATATATTTTGTTCAAATCGGAGAAGATGATCTGAATCGGAGTTCGGAGAAGACGATGACGGAAGGTTAACAAGATGACGTGAACTGTGATCAATCCCTAAACATTCTCATagtcagttttttttttcagttatattgtaaatcaattaaatgacaaaaaaatacaattactaatctacccttttgaattaattaagaggagggacacttgtcattccaagattatttcttacacttcttacaaaagaccCACTTTTTACAGGATACCTGTAAAAGATATTTGACATAAAGTATATTGTCGGCATGTACTAGGTTTAAAGTCATCGTATGAACTATCATATCATCTTTTTGTCCTTTGCTTTTTTGTCTCCTTACTCACATGAATGTACTTTTTTTTCACTTGGTCAACTATTCTAATTCCTAATGAGTTTGATGCTCATTGGATGGAGAAGTTATATGGAGAAATCTGACATCCATTATAGTTTAGAAGAGGTCGATGGTTTCTTCTCGTTTGAATATTTCATGTAAAAGTGATTCCGTGTATGTAAGCTTCCTGCTAGttgttttgttttctttgtttctatatattttttttattttttagcgTAAAAAAAGTAATTGGCCGATCAATCCATAACGGGGTGGGATAGATGGTCAAGAACGCTATTAGGTGGGCAATGGACGAGAGATCCACATACGACGCATTGTCTGGTTGCATCGGTGGGTGTTTTCGATGGTGTACCCAAGTCCGTGGATGTTTCATGTTTGTGTTGATGGTGGCGTCTTGGacattatgtttatttttattaaaatttagaTAGTTTGTTGATATATATAATATTGTAAAATATAAACATAATTTAACTTATGTTTAATTTTTGCCAGGGCCGGCTCTGGGCCCGGCTAACCCGTGCCGACGCCCGAGGCCCAAAATTTAAAAGGGCCCGAAAAGTCTTTATaagcttgtatatatttattaaattatatattcaGTATATTTATCCGTTTATCATGCAAAAAAGTATTTGTGGTGTAGTGGGAaaaaccatctcaaaataatgtaaatgtctcaagttcaagtctttgctccatcactaagtttttatttttgtaattcatttacccttaactataattttgggcccaattctTTTCCTCGCCCTAggcctaaattttttcaagagtttACGAGGACGGCTCTGATTTTTGCTAAATCTCTAAAGGGTGTATATATTTATAAGAATTTGTAAATGTTAAACTGTGAACTTTGTAAAATTTGCTAAACTTTTGTGAAATAGTTGTAAAAATATAACAGAAAGCGCCCGTTATTAGTGATCGAAAGAGTAAAAGACATATGTCTTACTTTTCAGGTCTTGCAAAAGAATACTCGTcttccacaaaaaaaaaaaaaaaaaaaaaaaaaaaaaaaaaaaaatagaggcAACTTGCATAAAATAGATAACGATCAGGGTTCAATTCCTAGAATGTGATAGATTAGGTATAATTTACTGTAATTTAGAAGTATAGTTATTGTAACATTCAccgttaaaaaaacataaaataggtaaaaaaaataaatacacTGACTACTTAACTCAAGTTGTAAAGTTTGAGAAGTTGAGCTCGCGATTTACTAATAGTACTTAAACAAGTTTACTACACACTCGCTATAGTTCAAGTTGTCAATTTCGGCTCGACTTGCACTCCTAAGTCTATAAGAAGTATTTGACTTCAATGTGCTACCATTTTTCGAACCTATATACATATGTAAACTTTGTGACATTGTTCGTACAATCGTACTTATCATT comes from the Helianthus annuus cultivar XRQ/B chromosome 4, HanXRQr2.0-SUNRISE, whole genome shotgun sequence genome and includes:
- the LOC110935966 gene encoding uncharacterized protein LOC110935966 is translated as MLQFPSFMTQFPTSTRMIPSSHLLAPQWPKPHSEELLLAIEESELEEKYNDIRKINSNLIVIGKTSVENDKEDFDDEADDDDADNAEESEGDEFEQETS
- the LOC110934458 gene encoding transcription repressor MYB5 codes for the protein MAGDCCHFKHKQHKIKKGLWSPEEDEKLFSYIVKFGVGSWTSVPHRAGLERCGKSCRLRWVNYLRPGLKRGSFSQQEQDIILYLHQLFGNRWAQIATQLPGRTDNEIKNFWNSCLKKKLIKQGIDPNTHKPIFASNECNKNIIPRGKPVELQEAFHMNNNGGLTFGENFMKSNLFVDESEMGIDPMGFDCNLFEQYKQINCETSSPSFDFSDTLASRTMMDTFIKEESRESSSCTNYSNMNNLSAEICKYEEWNASEWQELQKVLASNGDLDSYPMGLLSENLLGALFAN